The following nucleotide sequence is from Flavobacteriales bacterium.
GCCCGCCGGATGGAAGTTTTTACCTCCCTTTTTGATGAAAATTTAAAAGCCGTTACTGCACCAAAACCTTTGATTCTGGATGAGAACTCATATAAACCTGAACTTGAAAACAGCATAATTCATTTTGTGGGAAACGGCTCTGAAAAGGCAGCTGACGTAATTTTACACTCAAACGCTCGTTTTTATTCGGATGATTTTTTGTCGGCAAAAAATATGGGAGATTTAGCTTTAAGAAAGTTGCAAAACCAAGATTTTGCAGACACCGTCTATTTTGAACCATTTTATCTTAAAGAATTTTTTATGACCGGAAAGAAATGAGGTTGTTTATTGTTTTAGGATGTTTGTGCTGGAGTCTCTCCACTTTTGCACAGTTTGAATACCTATCCGTAATTCCCATCGACAGTACGGCCAAACAAATTTTGGTAGAAACCGAAATAAAAAATCAAATAAATAGTCGAGAAGATTTGTTTACCCAAATTGAACTTCTACTAAAATCGGCACATAAAAATGGCTTCCTTACTGCTTCTATAGATAGTTTTTATGCGGATAGCAGCACCACATTTGTCCATTTTTATGCTGGCAATAAATACACTTGGGCACAAATTTCGCCCGATAGTCTGGCCACTTTGTGGCTCAACGAAACCAATAGTTATTTAAAAATTAAACCGCTAATGCCGGTTTATCAGTATGAGTTTGTGGCTCTGATTGATAGATTGTTAAGGTATGGCGAAAACCACGGATACCCCTTTGCGTATGCCTTTTTGGATAATGTGGCAACCGATTCTCAAAACAGAATATCGGCAGATTTGATTTTAAAACCTTTTCGCTTTTTTGCCTTCGATAGCATTCAAATAGTGGGAGATGCTAAAATTTCTGATAAATATCTCCAGCAGTATTTGGGCATTAAAAATGGTGAGCCTTACAATGAATCATTGGTGAAAAAAATGGATGAAAAACTCCAAAAACTTCCGTTTTGTTCGGTAGAAAAAAACTCGAAAATATTTTTTAAAGATGACAAGGTGCGGCTTGTTGTTTTTCTAAAACATCGAAAAACAGATAGGTTTGATGGTATTGTCGGTTTTGCCCCCAATGCCTCTAACAACAACAAACTGCTGATAACCGGTGAGGCTAATATTGATCTTAAAAATTTATTGAAACGCGGAATTGGCTACTCTATGCATTGGAAAAGTTTTAATGAACGCTCTCAACAGTTAGAAATGGCAGGCCAAATTCCTTATTTTCTAAAAAGCCCTATTGGTGCTGATGCCCAAGTAGAATATTTAAAATTCGACACCCTTTTTTTTACTGTTAAAACCAAAATTGGGTTGAATTATTTTTTTAGTGGAAATGATTTTGCCCAATTTTATATAAAGCGAAACCAATCGGCATTGCTGCACATTGACACAAATTTGGTAAGACAAAGTGGCCGATTGCCAGCAAGCAACCCTGTTAATTCTATTGCCTATGGCTGTCAGATTTCTCATCAAAAACTTGATTATATATACAATCCTCGAAAGGGATTTAGTGTGCAACTCAATGCTAATGTGGGTGTTCGGAGCATTGTGAAAGAATTTCAAATTCAGCAGGTGGTTTTTAAAAACGCTTTGAATGAACAATACAATGTGTATGATTCGGTAAAACTCAAATCATTGCAAGGCGAGTTTCAATATAGTTTTTCCCTGTATCTGCCCATTGCCAAAAAAAGCACATTTGTAAGTGGTCTTTATGGCAAGAGGCTGGTGGCCGAAAATATTTTTGTAAACGATTTGTATCGATTTGGCGGCACAAAATCATTGAGAGGTTTTAACGAAGAATCATTACAGGCCAATAGCTATACGGTGCTTAATTTGGAGTATCGATACATTCTTGGTGGCAATGCCTTTTTTCAACTGTTTGGAAACATTGGCTATATGCAGGATAAAAGCAATCCTGAAACCGGAATCAAAACCGACTATCCTTATGGTTTTGGAACAGGCGTAAATTTGGATGTGAACAATGGCATTTTAACTTTGGCATACGCATTGGGCACTCAACAAGGTAATCCAATAAAATTAAATCAAGCCAAAATTCACTTCGGAATAATCAACTATTTATGATTGTTACAATGGTCTGGTTTAATTCTATTTTGGTCTGTTTTAAGGCCGTTTGAAGTCCTTTGCGTTTTTTTCCTAAAAATCTCCAATTTATATTGCCCAACCACTGACCCACCGAAGAAAGGTATGAATAAGCAAACAAACCCAAGCTTGGCCACAAAAAGAAAAATATGATGGTTGCCCAACCATTGCCCGAAAGTTTCCAAACAATCCATGTTTCTAAAACACAGAAAATAGCGAACATCAATAAACCTAAGGCCAACAACACAGAACCCATAAAATCAACTCTTTTTACCACCCGAAGGGCAATTTGTTGAGTAAAAACAAATGGTAAAAAATGTAATAGAAACCCAATAATAAATATGGGAAAACCGAAAACCAACAGAATAAAATGAAGTATTGGGTAACGTTGCAATCCTTTGTGTGAGCTTCTTTTAAAACTACTTGTTCCTAATTTGAGCTTTTGCAACGCCCACATATAGCTGCTCATGGTATGATTAAATTTATCAAAACCTACGGCATCATTTTCTTTGAAACTATTTATTTGTTCAACAAGTCTTTTTCTTTGGTTGTGCCAATCATCAGAAACATCAGAACTCTCCATGAAAGTTTCAATATGTTCCACTAATTTCATTTTATGTTGGTCATCAACCGTCACAATTAGCTCTTTCAAATTATTTTCTACATCTGCGGTTAAATGGCTTATAGCCGCCCAATAGTCTTTTTCAAATTCATCTTTATAGTCTTTTGGTCTTAATGATTTGCCAATATTTAGGGTTAATCTTCCTCTAAACCGATGTGGATTTGAATAATTGATGCCAATTGGAATTACATGTATGTCCAACTTAAAATTATTCTTTGCCTCAGCCTCCAACGCAATGCGTGCTGCTCCGGTTTTGAGTGGTGCCAAAGTATATTTGGTTTGGCAAATGCCTTCCGGAAAAATGATTAAACAACCATTTTCTTTCATCAACTGGTGGCAATGTCTAAATATATCTTCGTTTTGATTAACCTTTTCTGGATTATGTTCTTTCCGATAAATAGGAATCATGTTTAGTTGTTTGAAAATTTTAACCATTATTGGTTTTTCAAACGATTCACCTCGGGTTAAAAAATTTGCAGTTCTATTGAGCTGGGTGGCCACCACAATGGGATCCATAAATGCACTTCTATGGTTTGGCAAAAGCAGCACTGGTTTGTTGTATGGAATTTCCTCGGCATTTTTTATGTGAATTTCGGCAAAATATTTTCGCACCACATACGACCAAATAAATTTTAGAACGGCATAAAGCATACAAGGGCTATTTTAGAGGCAAATAAACTGCACAATCTATTTTGCATTGTAATTAAAATCTTTGGTTTGAAAGTCAAAAAAACGCAGCAGAGCTCCGCTTTTTATGCCTTTCCCAGTTGTTTCAAGAAATTTTTGTGTGCCCACAAAGCAGCAAAAAAAGTACGTTTTGAATAGTAGGGAAGGTTAAACTCTTTCGCTGTTTTTTGTACAATACCTGATATTTTCTTGTAATGAACATGACAAATGTTTGGAAACAAATGGTGTTCTATTTGAAAATTAAGGCCGCCCACATACCATGAAAAAAGTTTGCTTTTGGGGGCAAAGTTTACGGTAGTTCTTAATTGGTGTTCTGCCCACTGATTTTCCATGCTGCCATCTTCTTTAGGTTCCGGAAAATCTGTTTCAGGCATTACGTGAGCCGGCTGAAAAATACTGGCCAAAATAAAACCTGCCACAAAGTGCATCACCACAAAACCCAAAACAACCACCCACCAACTTTGATTGCTCAAAATCAAAGGCAAAACAAGAAATAGGATGTAATAAATCGCTTTAACAACAATCAGCTCCCTCATTAAACTCTTGTATGGTCGTTTCTCTGATTTCAATAAATTGTTGTTTTTGTATCTGATAAGCTGTTTGAAGTCTTTTGTAGTAGCCCACATTAGGGTCATCAAACCATAAAAAAACCAGGCATAAATATATTGCAATCGGTGTATTTTCATCCTTTTTTTGTGAGGAGAGAATCGCAAAAATGGAACGGTTTCTAAATCCTCATCATGCTCGTTGATGTTGGTAAACGAATGATGAAGCACATTGTGCTGTATTCTCCAATTGGTATAACTACCTCCAACAAACCAAATTACTTTGCTGATAAAATCATTGACTTTTCTGTTTTGAGAATAGGCTCCGTGATTTGCATCGTGCATTATGGATAAGCCAATACCTGCCATTCCCGTTCCCATAATGACCCACAACAGAAGGTATAGCCACGTGCTAACACCCCCCAAAAACAAGACAAATAGATATGGGATAAAATACAAACTCAACATAAAAATGGTTTTCATTACCATTTCGGTGTTGGCATATTTTGATATCTCTCCTTTTTGAAAATATTCGTGAACTCTTTGACGAACGGTATTGTAAAAATCATTGCCCGACTGGCGGGGAAATTTTATTGCTATTTTTTGCATATCCTTTTCGACCTTTCTGTCGAAGGCTGCAAATTTAATTAAATATTTTTTGTCATTTTGTCTCAATTTTTTTTGATTTAGTCGGACAATAAATAAATAACTTATCTTGTTAATAAGCCATACCATATTTTTGAAAAGTGAAAAAACAATCCACCCCTGTCCACTATTTGCTGGTTCTTTTATTTGTTGTTGTTTTTGGCTCTGCAAAGGCTCAAAATATATCTCTAAAGGGCATAGTTGCTGATAGTGCCTCCGGTTTGCCTATTGATTTTGCAAGTGTTGTTATTCTTGAAAAGACCGACAGTTCTGCTGTGTCATTTACGGTTACGAATATTAATGGTGCTTTTGAGTTTAAAGATGTTAAGCCAAAAGAGTATTTAATGCAAATTTTCTATGTTGGATATAACCTACATTCACAATTCATAACTATAGAAGACGGAAAAACCACTGATCTTGCTAAAATTGCACTTTCGCCATCATCCAACACTTTGTCGGTAGCTTTGGTAACAGCCAAGGCCATACCTATTGTTTTCAATGGCGATACAATGGTGTACAACCCCAATGCTTTTAACACAAAAGAAAGTGCAACAGTAGAAGATTTGCTTAAAAAACTTCCCGGGGTAACCGTGGGACGAGACGGAACCGTTTCGGCTCAAGGCGAAAAAGTGGTAAAGGTGTTGGTAAACGGAAAAGAATTTTTTGGAAACGATCCCACCAAAGCCACTCAAAACATAGATGCAAAAAATGTGGCCAAAGTGGAGGTTTTAGATCAAAAATCTGAAAACTCTGAGTTTACGGGTGTTGACGATGGCCAGCGTGAAAAGGTGATAAACCTTGTTTTGAAAGAAGATGCCAACAAAGGAACCTTCGGTAAAATAGAAGCCGGCGGAGGAACCGAAGAAACCTATAGGGTAAAAGGTACATTCAACTACTTCAACAAAGAAAATCAGTTTGCCATTATTGGAAACACCAACAATTTGAATCAAAATGGTTTTAACTGGCAAGAATAT
It contains:
- a CDS encoding acyl-CoA desaturase, with translation MQKIAIKFPRQSGNDFYNTVRQRVHEYFQKGEISKYANTEMVMKTIFMLSLYFIPYLFVLFLGGVSTWLYLLLWVIMGTGMAGIGLSIMHDANHGAYSQNRKVNDFISKVIWFVGGSYTNWRIQHNVLHHSFTNINEHDEDLETVPFLRFSPHKKRMKIHRLQYIYAWFFYGLMTLMWATTKDFKQLIRYKNNNLLKSEKRPYKSLMRELIVVKAIYYILFLVLPLILSNQSWWVVVLGFVVMHFVAGFILASIFQPAHVMPETDFPEPKEDGSMENQWAEHQLRTTVNFAPKSKLFSWYVGGLNFQIEHHLFPNICHVHYKKISGIVQKTAKEFNLPYYSKRTFFAALWAHKNFLKQLGKA
- a CDS encoding 1-acyl-sn-glycerol-3-phosphate acyltransferase, whose product is MLYAVLKFIWSYVVRKYFAEIHIKNAEEIPYNKPVLLLPNHRSAFMDPIVVATQLNRTANFLTRGESFEKPIMVKIFKQLNMIPIYRKEHNPEKVNQNEDIFRHCHQLMKENGCLIIFPEGICQTKYTLAPLKTGAARIALEAEAKNNFKLDIHVIPIGINYSNPHRFRGRLTLNIGKSLRPKDYKDEFEKDYWAAISHLTADVENNLKELIVTVDDQHKMKLVEHIETFMESSDVSDDWHNQRKRLVEQINSFKENDAVGFDKFNHTMSSYMWALQKLKLGTSSFKRSSHKGLQRYPILHFILLVFGFPIFIIGFLLHFLPFVFTQQIALRVVKRVDFMGSVLLALGLLMFAIFCVLETWIVWKLSGNGWATIIFFFLWPSLGLFAYSYLSSVGQWLGNINWRFLGKKRKGLQTALKQTKIELNQTIVTIINS